From a region of the Panulirus ornatus isolate Po-2019 chromosome 38, ASM3632096v1, whole genome shotgun sequence genome:
- the LOC139760895 gene encoding uncharacterized protein isoform X2, which produces MLLHILFKLVVMVGMQTLPVSSYNVTGLSVDFDCGDIDETMSNICLNFKSYIGSHSHSGHRGGRSVSSVVAEASTEGNTEPSGRLEVATQHYRHPRAIRVFVNSGNPPITAAREEGVLRTREAASRLVKTRNRREANAKDECCSDTELRQCVLEELHEYCLDTI; this is translated from the exons ATGTTGCTACATATCCTTTTCAAGCTG gtggtgatggtggggatgcaGACGCTGCCAGTCTCCTCCTACAACGTGACGGGGTTGTCGGTGGACTTCGACTGCGGGGACATCGACGAGACGATGAGCAACATCTGCCTCAACTTCAAGTCTTACATCGGCAGCCACTCCCACAGCGGCCATCGAG GAGGAAGATCTGTGAGTTCTGTGGTTGCTGAAGCCAGCACGGAGGGAAACACCGAACCCAGCGGGAGATTAGAGGTCGCTACTCAGCACTATCGCCACCCGCGGGCGATACGCGTGTTTGTCAACTCCGGCAACCCTCCTATCACG GCGGCGCGGGAGGAGGGTGTGCTAAGGACGCGTGAGGCAGCCTCCAGGTTGGTGAAGACCCGAAACCGCAGGGAAGCCAACGCTAAAGATGAATGCTGCAGTGACACTGAGCTACGACAATGTGTGCTGGAGGAACTCCATGAATACTGTCTGGACACAATCTGA
- the LOC139760895 gene encoding uncharacterized protein isoform X1 translates to MLLHILFKLVVMVGMQTLPVSSYNVTGLSVDFDCGDIDETMSNICLNFKSYIGSHSHSGHRGGRSVSSVVAEASTEGNTEPSGRLEVATQHYRHPRAIRVFVNSGNPPITKAAREEGVLRTREAASRLVKTRNRREANAKDECCSDTELRQCVLEELHEYCLDTI, encoded by the exons ATGTTGCTACATATCCTTTTCAAGCTG gtggtgatggtggggatgcaGACGCTGCCAGTCTCCTCCTACAACGTGACGGGGTTGTCGGTGGACTTCGACTGCGGGGACATCGACGAGACGATGAGCAACATCTGCCTCAACTTCAAGTCTTACATCGGCAGCCACTCCCACAGCGGCCATCGAG GAGGAAGATCTGTGAGTTCTGTGGTTGCTGAAGCCAGCACGGAGGGAAACACCGAACCCAGCGGGAGATTAGAGGTCGCTACTCAGCACTATCGCCACCCGCGGGCGATACGCGTGTTTGTCAACTCCGGCAACCCTCCTATCACG AAGGCGGCGCGGGAGGAGGGTGTGCTAAGGACGCGTGAGGCAGCCTCCAGGTTGGTGAAGACCCGAAACCGCAGGGAAGCCAACGCTAAAGATGAATGCTGCAGTGACACTGAGCTACGACAATGTGTGCTGGAGGAACTCCATGAATACTGTCTGGACACAATCTGA